The following proteins come from a genomic window of Spongiibacter tropicus DSM 19543:
- a CDS encoding AAA family ATPase — MSSARPAVDALIDQLAQQGYIASVPIATTLYLARQLERPILIEGPPGVGKTELANACAAMLDQPLFRLQCYEGLDESKALYDWKYSKQLLYVQVLKTQLQDILDGANGLSEAVERLHNLDDIFYSERFLEPRPLLRALQNDGGAVLLIDEIDKADEEFESLLLEILADFAVSLPEIGTLRAKQKPLVLLTSNNTRNLSDALRRRCLHLHIPFPEAALESRIVHSRVPDLPEQLRGQLVAFVHSLRELDLKKPPAISETIDWARSLLLLHAASLSRELVDDSLNVLLKHEEDLAMARSTMHELLRDAQRR, encoded by the coding sequence ATGAGTTCCGCCCGTCCCGCTGTCGACGCCCTGATTGACCAGCTTGCCCAGCAGGGCTACATCGCCAGTGTCCCGATTGCGACAACCCTGTATCTGGCTCGCCAGTTGGAGCGCCCGATTTTGATCGAAGGTCCACCGGGGGTGGGTAAAACCGAGTTGGCCAATGCCTGCGCGGCGATGCTCGATCAGCCGCTGTTTCGTCTGCAATGTTATGAGGGGCTGGACGAGAGCAAGGCGCTGTACGACTGGAAATACAGCAAGCAACTGCTCTACGTGCAGGTGCTAAAAACCCAGTTGCAGGATATTCTCGACGGAGCCAACGGCCTGTCTGAAGCGGTCGAGCGTCTGCATAACCTCGACGATATTTTTTATTCCGAGCGTTTTCTGGAGCCCCGTCCGCTGTTACGTGCGCTGCAGAATGACGGCGGTGCCGTTTTGCTGATCGACGAAATCGACAAGGCTGACGAGGAGTTCGAGTCGCTGCTGTTGGAGATTCTCGCCGACTTCGCGGTCAGCCTGCCGGAGATTGGTACCTTGCGCGCGAAGCAGAAACCCCTGGTTCTGCTTACCAGCAATAACACCCGCAATCTCAGCGATGCTTTGCGCCGCCGCTGCCTGCATCTGCATATTCCGTTTCCCGAAGCCGCGCTGGAGAGTCGTATCGTACACAGCCGGGTGCCGGATTTACCGGAGCAGCTTCGCGGGCAACTGGTCGCGTTTGTACACAGCCTGCGCGAGTTGGACCTGAAAAAGCCGCCGGCGATCAGTGAGACGATCGACTGGGCTCGAAGCCTGTTGCTGTTGCACGCGGCCAGCCTGTCGCGGGAACTGGTGGATGACAGCCTCAACGTCCTGCTCAAGCACGAGGAAGACCTGGCCATGGCTCGCAGCACCATGCACGAACTGCTGCGGGACGCCCAGCGGCGCTGA
- a CDS encoding cupin domain-containing protein yields the protein MSTLPDSPEALIAALDLEAHPEGGFFRRHFTSSRHAVVGDEPRAMMSCIYYLLTEHSPIGCLHSNRSDIVHFWQGGGALQYTLLTADGALQQTVLGPDLATGQQLQLVVPGGWWKASRLLSGRYGLISEAVCPGFDYGDHRFADAEQIRRDYPQLFPQHWPLLQSMLRS from the coding sequence GTGAGCACCCTGCCCGATTCTCCCGAGGCTCTGATTGCGGCGCTGGACCTTGAGGCGCATCCTGAGGGCGGTTTCTTTCGCCGCCATTTCACCTCATCCCGACACGCGGTCGTCGGGGATGAGCCCCGAGCAATGATGAGCTGTATTTATTACTTGCTTACCGAACACAGCCCTATCGGCTGCCTGCACAGCAATCGTTCCGACATCGTGCACTTCTGGCAGGGCGGCGGCGCCTTGCAGTACACCCTGCTGACCGCAGATGGCGCCCTGCAGCAGACGGTGCTGGGGCCAGATCTGGCGACAGGCCAGCAATTGCAGTTGGTGGTGCCAGGGGGCTGGTGGAAAGCGTCGCGCTTGCTCAGTGGTCGTTACGGCTTAATTTCCGAGGCGGTCTGCCCCGGCTTTGACTATGGCGATCACCGCTTTGCCGACGCCGAGCAGATACGCCGTGACTATCCTCAGCTTTTCCCGCAACACTGGCCCTTGCTGCAGTCGATGCTGCGTTCCTGA
- the moaA gene encoding GTP 3',8-cyclase MoaA, whose product MGSCATISAMSTPLLPLQDRFGRQVNYLRLSVTDRCDFRCVYCMAEDMRFLPKREILDLEQLYDISAAFVQLGVKKIRLTGGEPLVRNNVLWLVEKLGQLDGLEKLVMTSNGAQLDKYAAPLRKAGLSGINISLDSLRPERFRALTRTGDLAKVLRGIDAVQQAGFERIKLNAVIMNGRNDDEILDLVDFVRDQRLDISFIEEMPLGQISEHDRALTFCSSDSIRERIHQRYPLTASTETSGGPSRYYRMADSDSRIGFISPHSHNFCHLCNRVRLTVEGRLLLCLGNEHSLNLKPIVDQYPGDTERLRAAIIEAMDLKPERHHFSLDDEPQIVRFMNTTGG is encoded by the coding sequence ATGGGAAGCTGTGCTACCATCAGCGCCATGAGTACGCCGCTTCTCCCATTACAAGACCGCTTTGGACGACAGGTAAATTACCTGCGGCTGTCGGTCACTGATCGCTGTGACTTCCGCTGTGTTTACTGCATGGCGGAGGATATGCGCTTTCTGCCTAAACGGGAGATTCTCGATCTTGAGCAACTCTACGACATCTCGGCCGCTTTTGTGCAATTGGGGGTGAAAAAAATTCGCCTGACCGGTGGTGAGCCGCTGGTGCGCAACAATGTGCTGTGGCTGGTTGAGAAGCTGGGGCAGCTCGACGGACTGGAGAAGCTGGTAATGACCAGCAACGGTGCGCAACTGGACAAGTATGCCGCGCCGCTTCGCAAGGCGGGGTTGAGTGGCATCAATATCAGTCTGGACAGCCTGCGCCCAGAGCGCTTTCGCGCCCTGACCCGCACCGGCGATCTGGCGAAGGTATTGCGCGGCATCGACGCCGTTCAGCAGGCGGGCTTTGAACGGATTAAACTCAATGCGGTGATCATGAATGGCCGCAACGACGATGAGATTCTCGATCTGGTCGATTTTGTCCGCGACCAGCGCCTGGATATCAGCTTTATTGAGGAGATGCCGCTGGGGCAGATCAGCGAGCATGATCGCGCTCTGACCTTCTGCAGCAGCGACAGTATTCGCGAGCGTATTCATCAGCGTTACCCGCTGACCGCGAGTACGGAAACCAGTGGTGGTCCCTCGCGATATTACCGAATGGCCGACAGCGACAGCCGTATCGGTTTTATTTCGCCTCACAGCCACAATTTCTGCCACCTCTGTAACCGCGTTCGCCTGACGGTGGAGGGGCGCTTGCTGCTGTGCCTGGGCAATGAGCACTCGCTGAATCTGAAGCCGATCGTCGATCAATACCCCGGCGACACTGAGCGCCTGCGCGCCGCGATTATCGAGGCCATGGACCTCAAGCCCGAGCGTCATCACTTCTCACTGGACGACGAGCCGCAGATCGTGCGCTTTATGAACACCACGGGAGGCTGA
- a CDS encoding Rieske 2Fe-2S domain-containing protein — translation MTDTATIRRYPMPMPFGWFAVSYSDELAVGESRAVHYFGQELVLFRTESGRAVLMEAYCPHLGAHLGHGIHGQAGKGGRIEGNNIVCPFHSWKFNPEGECEEVPYATNMPPKIKGKKCLKSFPVRETNQVIWAWYHPEGESPKWDVVEHDEANGDDWSPLERYEWILNTHSQEMAENAADPAHFKYVHGTASFPEWETTYDGPMVRGLQKANMPTPRGEVKGAIRTGSAGPGQGFTKFEGIADTFLMGLTTPIDNETVHVRFAFTQPKVDGEVKKGGVNAAIIANIVGQLEEDKPIWEHKIYRPLPILCDGDGPIAKFRKWYSQFYAGGFDPRGL, via the coding sequence ATGACAGACACAGCCACAATCAGACGCTACCCCATGCCGATGCCTTTCGGCTGGTTCGCGGTTTCCTATTCAGACGAACTGGCCGTTGGTGAGTCCCGTGCCGTGCATTATTTCGGTCAGGAGCTCGTACTCTTCCGCACCGAAAGTGGCCGCGCCGTGCTGATGGAGGCGTACTGCCCCCACCTGGGCGCTCACTTGGGCCACGGCATTCACGGCCAGGCAGGTAAAGGCGGGCGAATCGAAGGCAACAATATCGTCTGCCCATTCCACTCCTGGAAGTTCAACCCGGAAGGTGAGTGCGAAGAGGTGCCTTACGCCACCAATATGCCGCCGAAGATCAAAGGCAAGAAATGCCTGAAGTCCTTCCCCGTTCGCGAGACAAATCAGGTGATCTGGGCCTGGTATCACCCCGAGGGTGAGTCGCCGAAGTGGGACGTGGTTGAACACGATGAAGCCAACGGCGACGATTGGTCACCGCTGGAGCGCTACGAGTGGATTCTGAATACTCACTCGCAGGAAATGGCTGAGAACGCCGCGGACCCCGCGCACTTTAAATACGTGCACGGCACGGCCTCGTTCCCCGAGTGGGAAACCACTTACGATGGCCCGATGGTACGCGGTCTGCAGAAAGCCAATATGCCGACCCCGCGCGGTGAAGTGAAGGGTGCGATCCGCACTGGCAGCGCTGGCCCCGGCCAGGGCTTTACCAAGTTTGAAGGCATCGCCGACACCTTCCTGATGGGCTTGACCACGCCGATCGACAACGAAACTGTGCACGTGCGCTTCGCCTTCACCCAGCCTAAAGTTGACGGCGAAGTGAAAAAAGGCGGCGTTAACGCGGCGATCATTGCCAACATCGTCGGCCAGCTGGAAGAAGACAAGCCGATCTGGGAACACAAGATTTATCGCCCGCTGCCGATTCTCTGTGACGGCGACGGCCCGATTGCCAAGTTCCGCAAGTGGTACTCGCAGTTTTACGCCGGCGGTTTTGACCCCCGCGGACTGTAA
- the murI gene encoding glutamate racemase, whose amino-acid sequence MTVRDRTPRIVIFDSGVGSLSIGAEIHALLPSLDLLYVMDRGGFPYGLWQEQALVEHICQKVHEVLRAQSADMLVMACNSASTAVLPALREQLSIPVVGVVPAIKPAAAQSRSRVIGLLATPGTVARPYTAKLIADFAPDCCVIPVGSAELAPAVEALFWHGDDAPQVWRGIAEQFHCHPRAAEMDTVVLACTHFPLVKDQLARQLPKLAWIDSGQAIARRVQQLLLGQGWQPTPVPGRQFLRLLGAREPSEVLSQRLGERGIVLSGH is encoded by the coding sequence TTGACTGTCCGCGATCGCACGCCGCGTATCGTCATTTTTGATTCCGGCGTCGGTTCGCTCAGCATCGGGGCGGAAATTCATGCCCTGCTGCCGAGTCTGGACTTACTGTACGTTATGGATCGCGGCGGCTTTCCCTATGGCCTCTGGCAGGAGCAGGCGCTGGTCGAGCACATCTGTCAGAAAGTTCACGAGGTACTGCGAGCGCAGTCGGCCGATATGCTGGTGATGGCCTGCAACTCGGCCAGTACGGCAGTGCTGCCAGCGTTGCGCGAGCAGTTATCAATTCCCGTGGTGGGCGTGGTGCCTGCGATCAAGCCTGCCGCGGCGCAAAGCCGCAGCCGCGTCATTGGTTTACTGGCCACGCCGGGGACCGTTGCCCGCCCCTATACTGCCAAGTTGATTGCGGATTTCGCGCCGGATTGCTGTGTGATCCCGGTCGGTTCGGCGGAGCTGGCGCCGGCGGTTGAAGCACTGTTTTGGCACGGCGACGATGCGCCGCAGGTATGGCGGGGCATTGCAGAGCAGTTTCATTGTCACCCCCGTGCGGCAGAAATGGATACCGTCGTACTGGCCTGCACACATTTTCCGTTGGTGAAAGATCAGTTGGCGCGACAGTTGCCGAAGCTGGCCTGGATTGACTCCGGTCAGGCAATTGCCCGCAGGGTTCAGCAGTTATTGCTCGGTCAGGGCTGGCAGCCTACCCCAGTGCCGGGACGACAGTTTTTGCGCTTATTGGGGGCCAGAGAGCCCAGTGAGGTACTGAGTCAACGGTTGGGTGAGCGGGGAATTGTGCTCAGCGGGCATTAA
- a CDS encoding peroxiredoxin — MSIQVGDSIPAVTLKVMGEKGPQDISTDDIFKGKKVVLFAVPGAFTPGCTLTHLPGYVVNADKIKAKGVDTIACMAVNDAFVMSAWGKSQNADEILMLADGNATLTSALGLELDASGFGMGKRSQRFALIADDGVVTQLAVEPAGGVDVSAAEKILELL, encoded by the coding sequence ATGAGCATCCAAGTTGGTGATTCCATTCCCGCCGTTACGTTGAAAGTGATGGGCGAGAAAGGCCCCCAGGACATCAGTACTGACGATATTTTTAAGGGTAAAAAAGTGGTTCTGTTTGCCGTGCCGGGCGCGTTTACGCCGGGCTGTACGCTCACCCACCTGCCCGGTTATGTTGTAAATGCCGACAAGATCAAGGCCAAGGGTGTAGACACCATTGCCTGCATGGCGGTGAACGATGCCTTTGTGATGAGTGCCTGGGGCAAGTCTCAAAACGCCGATGAAATTCTGATGCTGGCCGATGGCAATGCGACCCTGACATCGGCGCTGGGCCTGGAACTGGACGCCAGTGGCTTTGGTATGGGCAAGCGCAGCCAGCGTTTTGCACTGATTGCCGATGACGGCGTGGTGACTCAGTTGGCTGTTGAACCGGCGGGCGGAGTGGATGTCAGCGCTGCCGAAAAGATCCTCGAACTGCTCTGA
- a CDS encoding Hsp20/alpha crystallin family protein, whose translation MNSYLPFALFNDLSRGIDHRNEPREPVNRAWAPAVDISETDDAYLLSMDVPGIDRDAIEVSIDNNVLTVKGERNIDHGNGKLAVSERWQGHFLRRFSLPDSIDQEQIAAKVDNGVLALHLPKLAAAEPRRITVQ comes from the coding sequence ATGAACAGTTATCTGCCGTTTGCCCTGTTTAATGACCTGAGCCGCGGCATAGACCACCGCAACGAACCGCGTGAACCAGTGAATCGCGCCTGGGCACCCGCTGTCGATATCAGCGAAACCGACGACGCCTACCTGTTGAGCATGGATGTGCCCGGCATCGATCGCGACGCCATAGAGGTCAGCATCGACAACAATGTGCTGACCGTCAAAGGCGAGCGCAATATCGACCACGGCAATGGCAAGCTGGCTGTCAGTGAGCGCTGGCAAGGCCATTTCCTTCGCCGCTTCAGCCTGCCCGACAGCATTGACCAGGAACAGATTGCCGCCAAAGTCGACAACGGCGTGCTGGCACTGCACCTGCCCAAACTGGCTGCCGCAGAACCTCGGCGAATCACCGTGCAATAA
- a CDS encoding adenosylcobinamide-GDP ribazoletransferase: MSTTPRSQRLRREWQIFLLALGFLSRLPVPPDPDFSQDKLDGAARYFPAVGLLLGAISAVALLTFDALFNNLPLAVLLSMGVGLMVSGAFHEDGLADSADGFGGGWQRDDVLRIMKDSRIGSYATVALVMVLGIKALALSSLPSASSAALALLLAQPLSRWLAVSYLVDLQYVSGEGKSKPLATALPLSQWWLAGLAVLLPALFIDVGHWLLMTFSLLIFRIVFARYLRRRLGGYSGDTLGAAQQLSELLIYLSLLVAL, translated from the coding sequence GTGAGTACAACACCCCGTTCCCAGCGACTGCGTAGAGAGTGGCAGATATTTCTGCTGGCACTGGGCTTTCTCAGCCGCCTGCCGGTGCCACCCGACCCCGATTTCTCTCAGGACAAACTCGACGGTGCCGCCCGCTATTTTCCCGCTGTCGGACTGCTGTTAGGTGCCATCAGCGCCGTTGCTTTGCTGACCTTCGATGCCCTGTTCAACAATCTTCCACTGGCGGTGCTGCTCAGCATGGGGGTCGGGCTTATGGTCAGCGGCGCCTTCCATGAAGACGGACTAGCCGACAGCGCTGACGGCTTTGGCGGCGGCTGGCAGCGCGACGATGTGCTGCGCATTATGAAAGACTCCCGTATCGGCAGTTACGCAACCGTCGCGCTGGTGATGGTGCTGGGAATCAAAGCCCTCGCGCTCAGCAGTCTGCCCAGCGCCAGCAGTGCCGCACTCGCCCTGCTGCTGGCCCAGCCCCTCAGCCGCTGGCTGGCCGTGTCGTATTTGGTAGACCTGCAATACGTCAGCGGCGAGGGGAAATCCAAGCCATTGGCCACCGCGCTGCCACTCAGCCAATGGTGGCTGGCCGGGCTAGCCGTGCTGCTGCCGGCACTGTTTATCGACGTCGGCCACTGGCTGCTGATGACGTTCAGCCTGCTGATTTTTCGCATTGTCTTTGCCCGCTACCTCCGGCGCCGGCTGGGAGGGTACAGCGGCGACACACTGGGCGCCGCGCAGCAACTCAGTGAGCTGCTGATCTATCTGTCACTGCTGGTCGCGCTTTAA
- a CDS encoding glycine zipper 2TM domain-containing protein, giving the protein MANPLLIAAGIGTVAVATAAGIGVYEQQSQPQFAQVLDVKPITETYFVSREECRDEVIQETAPSRDSNQVTGTVVGAVLGAVIGNQVGGGTGKKLATVAGAAAGGYAGKRVQEDMQSKNMQTRTERRCQTLEDPKQRVTGYQVSYSLNNETGTVVMSEPPGEQIPVVNGSLQLAVENQ; this is encoded by the coding sequence ATGGCAAATCCGCTTTTGATCGCCGCAGGCATCGGTACGGTTGCGGTTGCAACCGCTGCGGGCATCGGCGTTTATGAACAACAGAGTCAGCCTCAGTTTGCGCAGGTACTGGACGTAAAACCCATTACCGAGACGTACTTTGTATCGCGGGAAGAATGCCGCGACGAAGTGATCCAGGAAACTGCACCCAGCCGTGACAGCAATCAGGTCACCGGCACCGTGGTCGGCGCGGTACTGGGTGCCGTTATCGGCAATCAGGTCGGTGGCGGAACTGGCAAAAAACTGGCGACTGTGGCGGGCGCTGCGGCAGGCGGCTACGCGGGCAAGCGTGTTCAGGAAGACATGCAGAGCAAGAATATGCAGACCCGCACAGAGCGACGCTGCCAAACACTGGAAGACCCGAAACAGCGGGTCACCGGCTATCAGGTTAGCTATAGTTTGAACAATGAAACCGGAACCGTAGTGATGAGTGAGCCACCCGGTGAGCAGATTCCTGTGGTAAACGGATCCCTGCAACTTGCCGTAGAAAACCAGTAA
- a CDS encoding PA2779 family protein produces MRNKQRSAAIILSLLMAWMGLAASGASAAMVDTASVIHDASVSEQKAALKDALQRDDVRDRLMDLGVSPADVDARINALTADELASLQAHMDDMPAGAGAVGLLALLVLIFFITDILGVTDIFPFVNPAN; encoded by the coding sequence ATGCGAAACAAACAGCGCAGTGCGGCAATTATTCTGAGTCTGCTGATGGCCTGGATGGGCCTGGCCGCCAGCGGTGCCTCGGCGGCGATGGTCGACACCGCCAGCGTCATTCACGATGCCAGTGTCAGTGAGCAGAAAGCCGCACTAAAAGACGCCCTGCAGCGCGATGATGTCCGTGACCGACTGATGGACCTGGGTGTCTCACCCGCCGATGTTGATGCCCGTATCAACGCGCTGACCGCCGATGAACTCGCCAGCCTGCAGGCGCATATGGATGACATGCCCGCCGGTGCCGGTGCTGTCGGCCTGCTGGCACTGTTGGTATTGATTTTCTTCATCACCGACATCCTCGGCGTGACCGACATCTTCCCCTTCGTTAACCCGGCCAATTAA
- a CDS encoding PA2778 family cysteine peptidase encodes MRRLGLALLLSLLLAACSSAPHIPTDTRQQLSEHRQLSVPFIAQQDYYCGPAAIASIARYRQLEADQQTIAAMSFLPGRRGSLTPEMQAASRRLGLMPYPLGSSFSDLLREVDAGNPVLVLQNQGLSWFPQWHYAVVLGYDLASETLYLHSGEHPNYALSFATFNATWARADFWARVLVDSGNVPASARPLPYLRSANAFEETGQRALAKAFYRQASQHWPRQPEGWLARANLAYADGDMAAASAHYRRALQQAPDNASLWNNYAYSLDARSCADAARAAIAKAAALAPDDSNIVASQQELEGSSANDQRCPADTAFIEDHRADLP; translated from the coding sequence ATGCGCCGACTCGGCCTTGCGCTGCTGCTCAGCCTGCTATTGGCGGCGTGCAGCAGCGCGCCTCATATCCCTACCGATACCCGTCAGCAACTCAGCGAACACCGACAACTCTCGGTGCCGTTTATTGCGCAGCAGGACTACTACTGTGGCCCGGCCGCGATTGCCAGCATTGCCCGCTATCGACAGCTTGAAGCCGATCAGCAGACCATTGCAGCAATGAGTTTTCTGCCCGGCCGACGCGGCAGCCTGACGCCCGAAATGCAGGCCGCCAGTCGACGACTTGGGCTGATGCCTTATCCACTGGGGAGCAGCTTCAGCGACCTGCTTCGGGAGGTCGACGCCGGGAATCCGGTACTCGTATTACAGAATCAAGGCCTAAGCTGGTTTCCCCAATGGCACTATGCCGTCGTACTTGGCTACGACCTGGCCAGCGAGACCTTGTATCTGCACTCCGGCGAACACCCCAATTACGCGCTGAGTTTCGCCACCTTTAACGCCACCTGGGCACGGGCCGACTTCTGGGCAAGAGTCTTGGTGGACAGCGGTAACGTCCCGGCAAGTGCGCGACCACTGCCGTATCTGCGCAGCGCGAACGCCTTTGAGGAAACCGGGCAGCGCGCTCTGGCAAAAGCCTTTTATCGGCAGGCCAGCCAACACTGGCCCCGGCAGCCGGAAGGCTGGCTGGCACGCGCCAACCTTGCCTATGCCGATGGCGACATGGCGGCAGCCAGTGCTCACTATCGCCGGGCACTGCAGCAAGCCCCGGACAACGCCAGCCTCTGGAACAACTACGCTTACTCTTTGGACGCAAGGTCCTGCGCTGATGCAGCACGGGCCGCCATTGCCAAGGCAGCGGCACTGGCCCCGGATGACAGCAATATTGTCGCCTCTCAACAGGAGCTAGAAGGCAGCAGTGCAAACGACCAACGCTGCCCCGCCGACACCGCCTTTATCGAAGATCACCGCGCCGACTTGCCCTGA
- a CDS encoding GFA family protein produces MSQYQGSCLCGDVRYVIDGEFESFYLCHCSRCRKGTGSAHASNLFSTSASLAWQSGEQHVASFTLPGSHHSRSFCKQCGSALPGLHMGGKLLMVPAGSLDSAVSLRPNAHLCVSSRADWDHELEHVDQLDGLPG; encoded by the coding sequence ATGAGCCAATATCAGGGAAGCTGTCTGTGTGGCGACGTGCGCTATGTTATCGATGGCGAGTTTGAAAGCTTTTATCTCTGCCACTGCAGCCGCTGTCGCAAAGGCACGGGATCGGCCCACGCCTCAAACCTGTTTTCCACCTCTGCGAGCCTCGCCTGGCAGAGCGGCGAGCAGCATGTGGCATCGTTTACCCTGCCCGGCAGTCACCACAGCAGAAGCTTCTGCAAGCAGTGTGGTAGCGCACTGCCCGGCCTGCACATGGGAGGAAAACTGCTGATGGTGCCCGCGGGCAGTCTGGACAGCGCCGTCAGCCTGCGCCCCAACGCTCATCTTTGCGTCAGTAGCCGGGCCGACTGGGATCACGAACTGGAGCACGTTGATCAGCTCGACGGACTGCCGGGCTGA